The genomic window TACCGGAGATATCCAGCCGGTTCAAGACAAATAAAAACATTCGGTAACAGTTGATCATTTCGGACTTTATAACTGAAGTTCAATTGCGCCTATTAATCCGGAACTTTTCGAATGTAAAGAAACTAAGGTCCGGTATTATTTAACAATCTGAATATTTTAAGCATAAAAAAGGCGGCCAATTAAAGGCCGCCTTTATATTTTAGTAACCGGAATTACTTTTTAATGGCTTTAATGGTTTGTTTGGAACCGTCTTTCATCAAAAGAGTTACCATATACATTCCCTGCTTCAATTCTCCCAAATGGAGTTCAGAAGAAGGATTATCTATTGTTTTCACCAATCTTCCGGAAGCATCCGAAACAGAAACAGACTTCACCTTAGCAATATCCGAGATATTCAGTACTTCACTAAAAGGGTTCGGGTAAAGTTTGATCGTGTTTTTAGAGTTTGCTTTTACATCAGATGTTCCCAATGTTCCTTTGCTGATGTTGATTGTAAATGCTCCTTCAGGCTCGTCAGTGTAATCGCTGTAGTATCCTACATTTACATAATACGTATTTCCTGTCAAAGTAGGAATAGAAATTATTTCACTACCTCCACTTCCTGCAATATCCATAGAGCCTTCACAAACCAATGACGAACAGTTTCCGCTGAAAACACCGATTTTAGGATCAAAATCACTTCCTGCCGGCATCGTTACAGAAATATTAAATGTATCACCATCTCCTGTGAACTTAAACCAGGTTCCGTCATTCATTCCACTGGTGCTGCATGCTGTTATAAAGCCTCCATTATTGGTTGCTCCGCCACCATCATTCTGCACATAAGTATAAGGGAATGATGTCGCGGTAAGCGCTCCTGAACACTCATCATTTGCCGGAGGAGGAGGATAAGTTCCCACGCAAATATTGAAGCCCTGATTTTCTCCTGCTCCACCATAACTGTATACCCTCACCCAATAGGTTTGGCCCACTGTAAGCCCTGTTACCGTCCCGGAATTGGGATCTGAACACAACATGCTGGATAATGCACCACATCCTCCGCTAAATACTTGAAAATATGTATCCGTACTATTAATAGTTCCGGCAGAAACAACATTTAGAAGAGAGATTTTATGTCTGGTGGCAGTTGCTGTAAATTTATACCATACATCATCGTCCGCTGTTCCATAGCAAGGAGCCGGATCTACATTGGAATCTGTCGCACCCAGGGTATAGCCTGAAGTTACCGTTCCGCAGTTAAGGTCAGGATTTACCGTAAGTGCAACGGCCGCGGCACAATCATCATTAGCCGGTGGTGGTGGCACTGTGGTAAACATTACTTCACTACATCCTGCAGATTCTCCTCCTGAGCCTACAGATGTTACTTTAAGATAATAATTGGTTGAGGCAGCCAACGGAGATGAAGGGGTATAACTGTTGGTTGTAACCGATACCTGGTTCGCTACGTTAGTTCCTCCCAGAGTTGTTCCAATGGAAACTTTATAACTTGTTGCACCGGATACATTTCCCCACGTAATGGTTGGACTTAAAGGTACATAGGTTGAATTATTAGAAGGATAAGTTACAAGAGGACAGGCAGGAACAGGATTCGGAGCAAGACCGTCAAATGTAATGACCGATTTGTAAGCAGCCCTGTTAGCTGTTGTCGGCGGAGAAGCCGGGCTAGGATCGGTATAGTCATTTCTGAACCAAAGTGTCGAATTCTGTGCACCCGGATAAACATACATCGCTTCATCGTAATCATTGTCATCATACCCTGCAGAATTTTCTTCTGCTGCTACCAAAAGATTGGAAACATTGTTATAAGCAAATGGTGTAGGGAAAGTAATGCTGATTACTCCGTTTGCATTCGTTACCGTTCCGGAAAACACCTGCGTAAGCTGAGAAGATGGAATCCAGTCTGAATCTGATACAAAAGACGATTTTGTCGTCATTCCCAAGTAAACTACCCATTGAGAAGAATTGGTGAGCGAAGCTGACGGGTTAAGATAAAATTTAAGTCCCGTAATGTTTCCTGCCGCATTGGCATTGATTTCCTGCTTGGTGAAGATCTGCTGTACATAAGAATACCCATAATAGGTACTTATGGGAGCCACTCCAACATTGGTGCTTCCTGTTCCCAGATTGATCTGAGCGGGAAGACTCATACTTAGAAATAATAAGCATGAAAGTAGAAATTTTGTCATAAACTATATAATATTTGTTGTAATGAGTACTAAATTAATAATAATTATTCAATATATAAATGAATTTTTTGTTTTATTATAAAAAATCGCGACTAATTGATTAGCCGCGATTCATTTACCTATAATTAATATTAAAAATTATTTCTTAATGGTTTTTATGGTTTGCTTAGTACCATCTTTCATTTCTAAAGTTACCAAATACATTCCCTGTTGCAATTCTCCCAAATGAAGCTCAGAAGAAGGAGTACTGATGGTTTTAACCAGTCTTCCTGCAACATCGGTTACCAGAATGTTTTTCACATTGGAAATATCTGAGATATTCAACACGTCGGAGAATGGATTAGGATACACTTTGATATTTTTATCTTTAGAAGCAATCTCAGCAGTGCCTAAAGTTCCTTGTGTTAAACTAAAGTCGTCAACACCCAAATACCAAGGACTGAACGTTGAAGAAACATTTAATCCAAAACTATATGTTCCACTCACAGTCGGCGTAAAGCTAACGGTATATTGCGTGTAAGCAGTGGTTCCCTGAGTTGCAGAAATAAATGTTCCAAGATCTGTGGCACCTGTCATACTCTGAGTGGTATTTACTACTACATTACCTGTAAATCCTATATAACTGGATGTTGTACCATTTGTATTATAGTAGAATGAGAAGGTATATGGCGTGTTTGCTGTCAACTGGAAACGAGGTGTCCACAATTGACTTGGATTCGTTGATCCATATTCAAGCGTCATATAATTTGGAGCAGACTTAGGGGCATTATATGTTGTCGAGGAAGCATTCATGGAAGTCCACGATTTTGTACCCGAATTAACTACCCAGCAAGATGGTGCTATTTGCGAACCTATTGTAGTTAAACTGTCAAAATTCTCAGTCCAAGGCAAACTCGTTATCGAGCTGCTACAAGCAGTGGTAAAGTTTCGAATTGTACAAGATGAAGATACGGTACCTCCTGCATAAGCGTTAACAACATAATAATATTTTGTATTTGCAGCCAATGGAGTCGTGAATGTATAAGAAGTTACATTTCCAAGATCTACATTATTCAGTACATCAGTTCCTCCTGAAGTTGTTCCTACGGTTAACCTATATCCTGCAGCATCCGTCATTGTATTCCATGTAATAGTAGGAGTTGTGGATAATCCCTGAGCAGAGGCTACAGGCGCTGTAACAACAGGACAGAACGAAGTTGTTGTGAAGGAAATAGATCCTGTCCACATACTTTTATCTGTTGAACTACAGTTTGATCTTACCCAAACATAATAGGTAGTTGAAGGTGAAAGCCCTGTGACATTGTAAGAGGTTGCAGCATTCGCACTAACTGTAGGGGTTGTAGTGGACACAGGAGCAGTATTGGTCGTACTATAATAAATATCATATCCATTAGCTGGTGCTGAAGCAGGTGCAGTCCAGCTGATAGTCGCCTGCAATGCAGAAACATTTGATGATGCTAAGCCGGAAACTTCTAAACATGAAGGGATAGGCTCAACGCTAATATCATCAAAACGAATGGATCTGTAAGTTCCACCTCCGGAATGTCTGAAGGCAATATATTGATTTGTTCCTGAAGGAATGTTCACAGCATATTGTGTAAATGTAGTTGTTAGAGCTATAGGGCTACCAATGGCTACAAATGTAGTAGCGTCGTTTGGATCAGACAGTGTACCTACTTCCATTGTATATCCGGAACCACCTGCATTTGCTTTGAAACGAACCCTGTTCGAACCGCTCATTAAATTGGTAGTCAAAGGAGAAACAAGCATACCTCCACCTGTAGATGCAGCATCACTATAAATATAATAACCGTTAGGTGCTGAGGTGTAATATGAGCTTGACACATATCCATATCCTGCCCAACCAGAAGGTTCAAGATACTTCCAACATGTAGGTGCATTGGTATTTGTTGAAGATCCTGTAGAAGTAGTATCAAAATTCTCTGAATATGGTACTTGGAAAGGATTACATGAGGTCGTAAATGTAGATGATCCTACCCACGAACCTTTATCGGTTCCGTTACAGTTTGTTCTTACCCAGAAGTAATATTGAGTAGCAGAAGTTAAACCTGATAAATTCGCTGAAACCACACCTGCAGCAGTTGATCCGGAAGCTGTTGTAGAGTTACCGGGAGCTGTAGATGAGGTACTATAATAATATTCATATCCATTAGCAGGTGGAGAAGAAGGAGCCGTCCACCCAATTGTTGCCGCGGTGGTGGAGACATTTGAGGAAGTCAGTGCTGTTACTACACTTGGGCAATTAGCTACAGTAGTAAAAGATCCTGCTGTCGCATATCCGTTACCTGTACCTGCCAGATTCGGTATATTGGAATATATGGATTGTGCAGATCCGTTTAAAGCTTGTACCTGTACTTGGTAAGTCGTATTTTGCGCTAAACCTGTAAGTGTAGCCGTAGTTGCTGAAACAGGATTTCCGCTGAAATTTGTCCAGTCACAGCTTCCTAAAACTCTGTATTGGATATTGTAAGCCGTTGCGCCGGTAGGAGCCGTCCAGCTCAGGGTTGCCCCATTATTGGTAACTGCTGTAGTAGCAGCAAAAGTTCTTACAGGTAGCTGGGTTCCCGGAGTCCAGGTATATTTTAAGCCTGTTGGGATTTTAACATTAACATTAGTCGTTCCCGAAAAAAGCATGGTGCTTGAATTCGCATTACCGGTTACGGCTTTCGACCAATCACACGTTGTTCCGGCTGGCACATTACCAACCATGAGGTTATTTACGTTTGAAGCATACGTTACAGAATTCCCTCTTATACCTACTTGAGGTGTCGTGCTGCCGGTTGATGCAGTTCCCGGATTTGTATTGTTTCCATAAACAATATTAATTTCCCCTGTTGCATATACTAGATGAATCTGAAAATTTAATTTTTCAGTAGATCTATTATAATAGTTAGCATGATCCTTATACTGAACCACAAATTCAGTTCCCAGATCCTGGTATCTGATTTCAGGAGCAGCGGTTGTATTGGTTGTAGGATCCGTTCCTGCGTCTTGCCCGAAAGCAGAAACAGCACCTAATGTACCGGTATCAAGTGTTGATAATGGTGTATAGGTGTAGTTTAACGGCGCAGCACCAAAAGTTATAAATCCATTCGTACTGATATAACAGGTTGTAACAGTAGTCCCACCAAATGGAAAAGGTGAGCTAAGTGTAATTGCAGAAGAAACAGTATTATCATAGGTTCCTGAAGCAAAAACGGTCCCACCCGTTATAGGAGTATACGTAGTGCCCGTACTCTTTGTAAAAGAATAACCAGCAATGTTAGTCTGTGCAGACAGCCCTACTCCTAAGGACATCATACACGTGAGTAGAAATTTCTTCATTCTAAGTAAATTAAATTAGTACGATAAAATTATTAAATAATATTTAAATAAAACACAATTAAAAACTCAAAAAATTAAATTTTAATTAATTTTAAAACATTTATTTTAATTAAAACATATTATTTTTCACTTAATGTTGAATATATAATAATTTTTACAAAAACATAACATATTGTAAATTAATCAGTTAAATATTTATCACAAATTATTGATTTACAATTGATAAGAATTTCCTAGCACAAAATAACTCAAAAAAAATAGCGGCAAAACTGCCGCTATTTCTATTATTAAAATAATCTATCAAAAAAACTATTTTTTAATGGTTTTAATCATTTGTTTGGAACCATCCTTCATTTCTAAAATTACCAGATATATGCCTTTCTGCAATTCTCCAAGGTGAAGTTGAGCGGAAGGATTTGCTATGGTTTTTACCAATCTTCCTGCAACATCGGCTATAAGGATATTTTTGATATTAGAAACATCAGAAATGTTCAGCACATCGAAGAATGGGTTTGGATAAACCTTAATACCGTTATTTCTTACAGAAGTTTCAGAAGTTGCCAGAGAAGGATTCAGTTGATAAGTAATATCATCTATCAATACGCTGTTGGCAGGGGTCCCGGTATGTCTGAATACAAGCTTATTAACGCCCGCAGGCACTCCTGTAATATCAAGTGAATAATTATCTACAGCAGTCGTACTGGTGGAAGTATAGCTTCCTAATACTACAAAAGTAGAAGTATCAGCTGGATTTGTCAAATAACCGATCTGAACAATTCCTCCAGCAGTAAAGTTAGCTCTTCCTTTAAATTGGAGTGTATAGTTGCCCGATTGTAAATTGGAAAGCTCAGGCGTAGCAGCCATACCGGTAGAAGTACCGAAAGTATAGATATACAAAGCATTTGGAGCACTTACTGCACTACTGGCAGTAACAGTAGCATAGGTTAAATTGGATCCTATACTGGTCCAACATACTGGAAGACTTCCTGTAGCAGTAGTGTCGAAATTCTCATTTA from Chryseobacterium sp. SORGH_AS_0447 includes these protein-coding regions:
- a CDS encoding fibronectin type III domain-containing protein, whose protein sequence is MKKFLLTCMMSLGVGLSAQTNIAGYSFTKSTGTTYTPITGGTVFASGTYDNTVSSAITLSSPFPFGGTTVTTCYISTNGFITFGAAPLNYTYTPLSTLDTGTLGAVSAFGQDAGTDPTTNTTAAPEIRYQDLGTEFVVQYKDHANYYNRSTEKLNFQIHLVYATGEINIVYGNNTNPGTASTGSTTPQVGIRGNSVTYASNVNNLMVGNVPAGTTCDWSKAVTGNANSSTMLFSGTTNVNVKIPTGLKYTWTPGTQLPVRTFAATTAVTNNGATLSWTAPTGATAYNIQYRVLGSCDWTNFSGNPVSATTATLTGLAQNTTYQVQVQALNGSAQSIYSNIPNLAGTGNGYATAGSFTTVANCPSVVTALTSSNVSTTAATIGWTAPSSPPANGYEYYYSTSSTAPGNSTTASGSTAAGVVSANLSGLTSATQYYFWVRTNCNGTDKGSWVGSSTFTTSCNPFQVPYSENFDTTSTGSSTNTNAPTCWKYLEPSGWAGYGYVSSSYYTSAPNGYYIYSDAASTGGGMLVSPLTTNLMSGSNRVRFKANAGGSGYTMEVGTLSDPNDATTFVAIGSPIALTTTFTQYAVNIPSGTNQYIAFRHSGGGTYRSIRFDDISVEPIPSCLEVSGLASSNVSALQATISWTAPASAPANGYDIYYSTTNTAPVSTTTPTVSANAATSYNVTGLSPSTTYYVWVRSNCSSTDKSMWTGSISFTTTSFCPVVTAPVASAQGLSTTPTITWNTMTDAAGYRLTVGTTSGGTDVLNNVDLGNVTSYTFTTPLAANTKYYYVVNAYAGGTVSSSCTIRNFTTACSSSITSLPWTENFDSLTTIGSQIAPSCWVVNSGTKSWTSMNASSTTYNAPKSAPNYMTLEYGSTNPSQLWTPRFQLTANTPYTFSFYYNTNGTTSSYIGFTGNVVVNTTQSMTGATDLGTFISATQGTTAYTQYTVSFTPTVSGTYSFGLNVSSTFSPWYLGVDDFSLTQGTLGTAEIASKDKNIKVYPNPFSDVLNISDISNVKNILVTDVAGRLVKTISTPSSELHLGELQQGMYLVTLEMKDGTKQTIKTIKK
- a CDS encoding T9SS type A sorting domain-containing protein — encoded protein: MTKFLLSCLLFLSMSLPAQINLGTGSTNVGVAPISTYYGYSYVQQIFTKQEINANAAGNITGLKFYLNPSASLTNSSQWVVYLGMTTKSSFVSDSDWIPSSQLTQVFSGTVTNANGVISITFPTPFAYNNVSNLLVAAEENSAGYDDNDYDEAMYVYPGAQNSTLWFRNDYTDPSPASPPTTANRAAYKSVITFDGLAPNPVPACPLVTYPSNNSTYVPLSPTITWGNVSGATSYKVSIGTTLGGTNVANQVSVTTNSYTPSSPLAASTNYYLKVTSVGSGGESAGCSEVMFTTVPPPPANDDCAAAVALTVNPDLNCGTVTSGYTLGATDSNVDPAPCYGTADDDVWYKFTATATRHKISLLNVVSAGTINSTDTYFQVFSGGCGALSSMLCSDPNSGTVTGLTVGQTYWVRVYSYGGAGENQGFNICVGTYPPPPANDECSGALTATSFPYTYVQNDGGGATNNGGFITACSTSGMNDGTWFKFTGDGDTFNISVTMPAGSDFDPKIGVFSGNCSSLVCEGSMDIAGSGGSEIISIPTLTGNTYYVNVGYYSDYTDEPEGAFTINISKGTLGTSDVKANSKNTIKLYPNPFSEVLNISDIAKVKSVSVSDASGRLVKTIDNPSSELHLGELKQGMYMVTLLMKDGSKQTIKAIKK